In Silene latifolia isolate original U9 population chromosome X, ASM4854445v1, whole genome shotgun sequence, the following proteins share a genomic window:
- the LOC141618501 gene encoding uncharacterized protein LOC141618501 — protein MHSQHAPLEEDQKSLIFRRRCTIQGRVCNLIIDGGSCTNVAYVTLVEKLNLSTQEHPHLYHLRWLSKGAEVRVDKPWEFDKNSVHQGRSNTYSFKQGGKKITLTPLPPNQKNYGSPRMTDGLNVVLFMSEAEMIKEIQQEQPVLILLSKEILDKEEPQVPDKVKLLIEQYQDVFPSELTSGLPPLRGIEHQIDLVLGSILPNGPAYRCDPDATRKLQRQIDELMAKGFVRESLSNCAMPNLLVPKKDGTWRMCIDSRAINNITVKYKFPIPSLDDMLDELSGVRVFSPIDLGQGYHQV, from the exons ATGCACTCTCAGCATGCACCATTAGAAGAGGACCAAAAGTCCCTGATTTTTAGAAGGAGGTGCACCATTCAGGGTAGAGTGTGTAACCTAATCAttgatggaggaagctgtactaATGTGGCATATGTCACCTTGGTTGAGAAACTGAATCTCAGCACTCAGGAGCACCCACACCTTTACCATCTCAGGTGGTTGAGCAAGGGAGCTGAGGTCAGGGTTGACAA GCCATGGGAATTTGATAAGAACTCAGTTCATCAAGGGAGGAGCAACACCTATTCCTTCAAGCAGGGTGGCAAGAAGATAACTCTGACTCCTCTACCTCCTAACCAAAAGAATTATGGAAGTCCTAGAATGACTGATGGGCTCAATGTTGTCTTATTCATGTCTGAAGCAGAGATGATTAAAGAAATACAGCAAGAGCAACCTGTTCTTATCCTGCTGTCCAAGGAGATTTTAGACAAGGAGGAACCTCAGGTTCCTGATAAGGTTAAACTATTGATTGAGCAGTACCAAGATGTGTTTCCTAGTGAGCTAACAAGTGGATTACCCCCCTTGAGAGGCATCGAGCACCAGATTGACCTTGTGCTAGGATCTATACTCCCTAACGGGCCTGCATACAGGTGTGATCCTGATGCTACCAGAAAACTGCAAAGACAGATTGATGAATTGATGGCTAAGGGATTTGTGAGGGAATCATTAAGCAATTGTGCTATGCCAAACTTGTTGGTACCCAAGAAAGATGGCACATGGAGGATGTGTATAGACAGCAGAGCAATCAATAATATAACTGTTAAATACAAATTTCCAATTCCCAGCCTAGATGACATGCTTGATGAGTTGAGTGGTGTTAGGGTCTTTTCCCCGATTGATCTCGGGCAGGGTTATCATCAAGTATAG
- the LOC141618504 gene encoding uncharacterized protein LOC141618504 has translation MPKQANTTLLALIPKKPVVNTVMDYRPIACCYGQQGVSPRCLIKVDIRKAFDSLQWNFIQHMLKHFNFPPQFQKWVMDCITSTWFSLKINNDTVSYHPKCGRLGLNHLIFADDLMLFVRGDVPSVKAATQTLKEFAQLSGLYANPDKTNIYMGGVSAGVQQAILEETKFVQGEFPFRYLGVPLNEGRLNKEMFADLLNNIQKALHHWANYRLSYAGKISLINTVIFGLEQFWCSTLLIPKGVIKLVTKFCRHFLWGTMEGQRKLIMKSWSSCCKPHVEGGFNIKEILAWNKCLLCKWIWAIETHADSSWVLWNHTYNIKHESFWTMQPKNFHSESWKSILKVRDLLLAKTGGVDNARALLNSCVAGGKLQLSLIYEQLSDHDHKISWEKTVWNKVALPKHIVLVVLAMQHKLATMDKLNHRGLHIVNRCILCKADNESHQHLFFRCQFVASIWHRLLQWLKLRGRTDCLERELHWLAGRRNRRHWKAQWISSCLTALTYSIWEERNSRIFCDVEHNEDYIVRRVHYLVSIQLLYAFYSSYEDEILESFS, from the exons ATGCCTAAGCAAGCCAACACTACTCTACTTGCTTTAATCCCTAAAAAGCCAGTGGTTAATACTGTCATGGATTATAGACCCATTGCTTGTT GTTATGGGCAACAAGGGGTTTCACCAAGATGCTTGATTAAAGTTGATATAAGGAAGGCTTTTGATTCCTTGCAATGGAATTTTATACAGCATATGTTGAAACACTTCAACTTTCCCCCCCAATTTCAAAAGTGGGTTATGGACTGTATTACTTCCACTTGGTTTAGTTTAAAAATCAATAATGACACG GTATCTTATCATCCTAAGTGTGGAAGACTGGGATTAAATCATCTTATCTTTGCAGATGATTTAATGCTCTTTGTTCGTGGAGATGTTCCTTCAGTCAAGGCTGCTACTCAAACTTTGAAGGAGTTTGCACAGTTATCTGGGTTGTATGCGAATCCTGATAAAACTAACATATATATGGGAGGAGTTTCTGCAGGAGTTCAGCAAGCTATACTTGAGGAGACAAAATTTGTGCAAGGAGAGTTTCCATTCAGGTACTTGGGTGTGCCCCTAAATGAAGGGAGACTTAACAAAGAGATGTTTGCAGATCTGTTGAATAATATCCAAAAAGCTCTTCATCATTGGGCTAATTATAGGTTATCTTATGCTGGCAAAATCAGTTTGATTAATACTGTGATATTTGGACTGGAACAATTCTGGTGCTCCACTTTACTGATCCCTAAGGGTGTAATCAAACTGGTTACTAAATTCTGCAGGCATTTTCTATGGGGTACTATGGAGGGTCAACGCAAGCTTATAATGAAAAGTTGGAGTTCTTGTTGCAAACCTCATGTGGAGGGTGGGTTTAATATTAAAGAGATCTTGGCTTGGAATAAATGTCTACTGTGTAAGTGGATTTGGGCTATTGAGACTCATGCTGATAGCTCTTGGGTTCTTTGGAATCACACCTACAACATTAAGCATGAAAGCTTTTGGACAATGCAGCCAAAAAACTTTCATTCTGAGAGTTGGAAAAGCATTCTGAAGGTCAGGGATCTATTATTAGCAAAGACTGGTGGTGTTGATAATGCCCGTGCCTTGCTGAATAGTTGTGTTGCAGGTGGAAAGCTGCAACTCAGCTTAATCTATGAACAATTGAGTGATCATGATCATAAAATCAGTTGGGAAAAGACTGTTTGGAATAAGGTTGCTCTTCCTAAGCATATTGTCCTGGTTGTCTTGGCTATGCAACATAAGCTGGCTACCATGGACAAACTGAATCATAGGGGTTTGCATATAGTTAATCGTTGTATTCTGTGCAAAGCTGATAATGAGTCTCATCAGCACTTGTTTTTTCGCTGTCAGTTTGTTGCATCAATTTGGCATAGGTTATTGCAATGGCTGAAGCTAAGGGGGCGGACTGATTGTTTGGAACGGGAACTGCATTGGTTAGCTGGTCGAAGGAATAGGCGCCATTGGAAAGCTCAGTGGATATCAAGCTGTCTTACTGCATTAACCTACAGCATCTGGGA